The Salinirubellus salinus genome segment GGCGGCGGCCTCCTCGCCCGACGGCGAGGGCGTGGCCACCAGCCGTTCCAGCAGGTCACGCGCCTCGGTGTCGGGTTCGTCGACGGGGGCCGCCGCCGCGTCGCTCACGAGGTGACCACCTCGGTGATGGCGTCGACGGCCTCGTCCGCGTCGCTCTCGGTCAGGGTGAGCGGCGGGAGCAGGCGCACGACCGTGCGGCCCGCGGGGAGCGCCAGGATCTGGTGGTTCAGCGCGAGGTCGCGGAGCATCCGGTTGGCCCCCCGTTTCACCTCGACGCCGACCATCAGCCCGTTGCCGCGCACGTCGCGCACCTCGTCGCCGACGCTGGCCTCGAGTTCGCTGCGGAGGTACTCGCCCACTGCCGCGGCGTTCTCGGCCAGCCCCTCGTCGTGGATGACGTCGAGTGTGGCGTTCGCGGCGGCGCAGATGGCCGGTCCGCCGGAGAACGTCGACCCGTGGGGGCCGGCGTCCTCGGCGACCCACTCCCGGCAGAGCGTGGCGCCGACGGGGAGGCCGTTGGCCAGCCCCTTCGCGGTCGTCAGGATGTCGGGGACCACGTCGTGCGCGTCGCTCGCCCAGAACGACCCGGTGCGGCCGAGGCCGGTCTGGATCTCGTCCATCACCATCGCCGCGCCGTGCTCGGCGGTGGCCTCGCGGACCGCCTGCAGGTACCCGGTGGAGGCAGGGTTGATGCCGCCCTCGCCCTGCAGGGGTTCGAGGATGACCGCCGCCGTCTCGTCGTCGACGGCCTCCCGCATCGCGTCGGCGTCACCGTACGGGACGAACTCCACGCCGTCGATCAGCGGCTCGAACGGCTGCTTGTACTTGTCCTTCCAGGTGCAGGCGAGCGCGCCCATCGTCCGGCCGTGGAAGCCACGCGTGGTGGAGAGTATCTTCGAGCGGCCGGTCGCACTCCGGGCGAACTTCAGGGCCGCCTCGTTCGCCTCCGTGCCGGAGTTACAGAGCCACGTGTAGTCCACGTCGCCCGGCGCGGTGTGCGCGAGCTTCTCGTAGAGCTCGTCGCGCTGGTCGTGCGGGTAGGACGCCTGCACGTAGAACAGCTGTTCGAGCTGTTCCGTCGTGCGCGAGAGCACCTCCGGGTGGCAGTGGCCCGCCGGCGTGCAGGCGTACGACGCGCCGAGGTCGAGGTACTCGGTGCCGTCCTCGGCGTAGAGGCGGACCCCCTCGCCGTGGTCGATGCGGATCGGTTTCTCGGAGAAGACGAAACTGTGGTCACTCATCGGATATCGCCTCGGGGAGGACGTGGGTGCCGCTGCCGTCCAACGCGGCGCTGACGGGCTTCTCGGCGTTCGCGTCGGCGACTATCACCTCGCTCGCACCGCCTTCGAGCGCCTCCGTCGCGGCCATCACCTTGCGGGTCATGAACCCCTCGGCGGCCGCCTCGAGTTCGGCGTAGTCGTCGGTCGTCTCGACACGCTCGATGAGCGTGCTCGCGTCGTCGGGGTCGCGGTAGACGCCCTGCACGTCGGTCAGGGAGACGAGCGTGGCGCCGAGGGCGGCGGCGACGGCCGCGCTCGCCCGGTCCGCGTCGGTGTTGACGGCCACCCCGTCGTCCGCCAGCATCGGCGGGGAGGCGACGGGCGTGTAGCCGTCCGCGAGGAGCGACTCCAGCAGGTCGGCGTTGACCGACTGGATGCGCCCGGAGTGGTCGCCGCGGCGGATCTTCTTCTTGCCGTCTTCGACCACCCGAACGGCGGACTTGCGGGTGCCGGTGAGCAACCCGCCGTCGACGCCCGAGAGGCCGACCGCGTCGGCCCCGGCGTTCCGGAGGCCGGTCACGAGGTCCGTGTTCACGAGGCCCGCCATCGCCATCTTGAACACGTCCATCGTCTCCTCGTCGGTGAACCGACCGACGACACCCGAGGGGGTCTCGACGTACTCCGGTTCCATCCCCATCCGTTCGAGGGTGTCGTCGACCGCGGTGGAGCCACCGTGCACGACGACGACGTCGGTGCCAGCCTCGGCTACCGCGGCGATGTCGGCCAGTGCGCCCTCCGGGTCCACCGCGCGGGCGCCGCCGATCTTGACGACGACCGTCATCTGCGGTGCCTCCGCTTCGAGTGCGCTGTCGTTCGTGTGAAAACTGCGTTCGCTGTCATGGTACTGAAAATCTGCATCTCCTACGGCGCACCGACCGGGTGGAATCCGGTGAACTCGAGGCCGGCCGTCTCCTCCAGCCCGAGCGCGAGGTTCGCGGCGTGGACGGCCTGACCCGCGCTGCCCTTCATCATGTTGTCGATGGCCGAGAACACGACGATGCGGCCGTTGCGCGGGTCGAGTTCGAAGCCGACCTCCGCGAAGTTCGACCCGGCCACCGACTTCGGCTCGGGGTAGCGGTACACGTCGCCGCCCCCGCTGGCCATCCGGACGAACGGTTCGTCGTCGTACTGCTCGCGGTAGGCGCCCCAGAGGTCACCCTTCGTGACGCGCTCGCCGGGGAAGGCGTGGATGGTCGCGCTCGCGCCGCGGATCATGTCCACCGCGTGGACGGTGAACGAGACGCTCGCGCCGAGGTAGGCCTCGATCTCCGCCTCGTGGCGGTGGCCCGTCGGCGCGTAGGGGCGGACGATACCGGAGCGCTCGGCGTGGTGCGAGGCCTTCGAGCCGGTCGCCCCACCCTCCGAGGAGCCGACCTTCACGTCGACGACGAGGCGCTCGTCGCCGGAGAGGACGCCGTGCTCGTAGAGCGGGAGCAGGCCACAGATTGTCGCGGTGGCGTTACAGCCACCCGCGGCGATGAGGTCCGCACCCGCGAGGTTCTCGCGGTTGAGTTCGGGGAGCGCGTACTCCGCCTCCGCGAGCAGTTCGGGGCGCTCGTGGCCGTCGTACCAGTCGTCGTAGTAGTCCTCGCTCGGCAGGCGGAAGTCCGCCGAGAGGTCGACGACGGTGTCGGCCGCGTCGCGGAACTCGTCTATCTGCCCCATCGAGACGCCGTGTGGCGTCGCGGTGAACAGCACGTCCACCGACTCGAGGTCCTCGGGGTCCGAGAACCGCAGGTCGAGGTGCCGGAGGTTCGGGTGGACGTTGCCCACCGTCTTGTTCGTGTACGACCGGGAGGTGGCCTGCACCGGCTCGAACTCGGGGTGGCCGTCGAGCAGGCGGAGCAGTTCGCCGCCCGTGAAGCCCGACCCGCCGACGACGCCCGCGGTGCGCGTCACGCGCTGGCCTCCGGGGTCTCGCCTTCGTACTCGGCGGCCTTCGCCTCCAGCCAGTCGACGACGGCGCCGGGGACGTCCACGTCGGCCACCTCGTTCAGCGCCTTGAACTCGACGGTGTGGTTGACCTCGTGGACGGTGTAGGAGTCACCCGTCTCCATCAGGTCGACGCCGAGCAGGCCGTCGCCGACGGCGGCGCTGGCCTTCCGAACCAGGTCGCGCATCTCGTCGTCCACCTCGATGACCTCCGTCGTGGCGCCCTTCGCGGCGTTGGTGAGCCAGTGGTCCGAGGAGCGGGCCATCGCGGCCACGGGTTCGCCGTCCGTCGCCAGCACGCGGATGTCGCGGCCCGGCTTCTCGACGAACTCCTGGATGTAGAACACCTTGTGCTCGTAGTGGCCGAGCGTCTCCTTGTGTTCGAGGATGGCCTCGGCGGCGTCGCGGGAGTCGATCTTCGCCATCAGGCGGCCCCACGAGCCGACGACCGGCTTGAGCACGCAGGGGTAGCCGAACTCCTCGATGGTCTCGAGGGCGGCCTCCTTGGTGAACGCCACCTCCGTGTTCGGGGTCGGCACCCCGGCGTCCGCGAGGACGAGGCTGTTGCGGGCCTTGTCCGCGCAGATGGCCGCGGTGTCCGGTTCGTTCACCACCGGCAGGTCGTACGCGTCGACGAACCGGGTGATGTAGCGCGAGCGCGAGGTGGCGAGACAGCGGTCGAGCACGAGGTCGACGCCCTCGAAGGAGTCGGGAGCCTCGTGGAGGCCGAACCGTTCCTTGCGGACGTCGATCTTCGTGACCTCGTGGTCCCGGTCGCGCAGCTCGCGCAGCAACAACTTCTCGTCGCGCCGGATGCGCGAGTAGAGCATTCCTACGTTCATCGTGTCCCTCCGATCCCCGCGCCGGCCGTCCTCATCTACTCGCCCCAGTCCTCTTCCAGCTCGGGCGCGGTGTCGAGTTCGAGGGGGTCGGTCCCCAGAACCTCGAGCTCCGCGCCACACGTACCGCAGTCGACTATCTCGCCCGTTTCCACGTCGTCGTGCAGGGTCAGTTCGGCCCCGCACTCGATACACTCTGCCATCGTACCACCCACTCGCACCTTCGGGGACTTAAACGCTTCGAACTTGTCGGATAAATTTAGTTACGCAGACTGCCGTCTCGGGGTCGTTGTCGCAATCTCTGCCGCGAATCCGAAGTCAGTATCGGATTTCTGGTAGTTCGTCCCCGGAGGGGGACGGGAGCCCCGGTGGCCCCCGGGTGTCGGGGGCCAGTTCGGGGGACGGTCGCCGCTCAGACACCGGCGCTCACCTCCGCGAGTCGGTCGGCCGCACCGTCGAGCGAGTCGCGGCGCTCGGCGTGGGCCCCCTCGTCGTCGTCGAGGCCGGTCAGGACCCGCTCCAGTGCGGCCGCCACCGCGTCGGGCGCGGGGCCGCCGAGCGAGTCGCGCGACGCGACGCTCTCGGCGGGGTCGAGGGCAGCCTCGACGGCCTCGCGCTCGACGTACTCGGCGAGCGGTGCGTCGAGCACGTCCTCGGCCGCCGCGTCCAGTGTCTCGTAGTCCGCGCCCTCCTCGGCAGCCACCGCGACTAGCTCGTGCGCCGTGCGGAACGGCACGCCGTGCATCGCCAGCAGGTCCGCGACGCCCGTCGCCGTCGAGAACCCCTGGCCGGCCGCGTCCGCGAGGGTCGCTTCCTGCCACTCCGCGGTGGCCACCGCGCCGGCGGCGACCTCGGTCGCCTCGGTCACGGCGTCGACGGCGGCGAAGGCGTGGTCGTGCGCCCGCTGCAGGTCGCGGTTGTACGCACGCGGCAGGCCCTTGAGCGTCGTGAGCAGGCCGTTCAGCCCGGCGCTCGCGTCGCCCGCACACGCTCGGACCAGTTCCATCGTGTCCGGATTCACCTTCTGGGGCATGATGGACGACGTCGAGGAGTAGTCGTCCGAGAGCTGGACGTACCCCTTGTTCGAGAAGACGACGAGGTCCTCCGCCAGTCCGGAGAGGTGCGTCGCCAGCGAGGCCAGCGCGCTCGTCGCTTCGACGAGGAAATCGCGGGCCGACGAGGCGTCCATCGAGTTCTCGACGACGCCGTCGAACCCGAGCAACTCGGCCACGCGCTCGCGGTCGACGTCGAACGGCGTGCCGGCGAACGCCGCCGCACCGAGCGGCGAGCGGTTCGTCCGGTCGAACGCGTCCAGCAGGCGCGCGGTGTCACGCGCCAGCGCGGACTCGTAGGACAGCAGGTAGTGCGCGACGGTGGTCGGCTGGGCCGGCTGGAGGTGCGTGAACCCCGGCATCACGGTCCGGGTGTGCTCGCTGGCCACCTCGGCGAGCACCTCGCGGGCCTCCAGCGTCGCCGCGATCGCCCCGAGCAGGTCCTCGCGCAGCCGGTAGCGCAGGCAGGTCGCCACCTCGTCGTTGCGCGAGCGAGCGGTGTGCATCTTCCCGCCGACCGGCCCGACACGGTCGATGACGGCCGTCTCGATGGCCGCGTGGACGTCCTCGCCGTCGGGGAGGTCGGCGTGACCCGCCTCCTCCACCGAGTCCAGCGCCGCGAGTATCTCGCGGGCCTCCATCTCGGGCACGATACCCTGCTCGGCGAGCATCACGACGTGGGCGCGGTCCACCGCGAGGTCCGCGTCGAAGATGCGCGCGTCGCTGTCGAGCGAGGAGAGGAACCCACGGGCGGGGCCGCCGCTGAAGCGCTCGCGGCGGACGACGTCGTCGGCGGTGTCCTGCTCCTCGCTCATCGCTCTACTCTGCGTCCTCGGCGTTTCCGCCATCCGTGACGGCCTCCGCGTTCGCCTTCGCCTGAGCGGCCGCGGCCACCTTGTTGGCGAGGCGCTCCTGGAAGCCGTGGTACTTCGCGACGCCCGTCGCGTCGTTCTGCTCGATACCGCCCATCACGTCCTCGGTGTTGAACGAGGCGGCCTCGGCCGAGTAGACGGCGTACGGCGACTCGCGGCCGACGACGCGGGCCTGTCCCCCTTCGAGGCGGATGGTGACCGTGCCGGTGACCTTCGTCTGGGTCTCGTCGATGAACCCCTCCAGCGCGCGGACGAGCGGGGCGTTCACGAGTCCCTCGTAGGCCTTCTCGGCCCACTCCTGGTCGACGTAGTTCTTGAACATCCGCTCCTCCTTCGTCAGGACGAGCGACTCGAGGCCCTCGTGGGCCGAGAGCAGGACCGTCGCGGCCGGGTGCTCGTAGTTCTCGCGCACCTTCAGCCCGAGCATGCGGTCCTCCATCACGTCGGTGCGTCCGACGCCGTAGGCGCCGGCCGTCTCGTTCAGCGTCTCGGTCATCTCGACCGGGTCCATCGCCTCCCCGTCGAGCGAGACGGCGTAGCCGTCCTCGAACCCGATCTCGAGTTCCAGCGTCTCGCTGCCGGGTGCACTCGTCCACGCGTAGATCTCCTCGCCGGGGACGTAGCTGGGCTCCTCGAGCTCCTTGCCCTCGACCGAGCGGCTCCAGAGGTTCGTGTCGATGGACCAGTCGCCCTCGTTGCCCCCCTCGACGGGCAGGTCACGCTCGGCGGCGTACTCCTTCTCCCACGCGCGGGTGAGGCCGAGTTCGCGGATGGGGGCGATGACCTCGAGGTCCGAGTCGCGCCAGACGGCTTCGAACCGGAGCTGGTCGTTCCCCTTCCCGGTACAGCCGTGTGCGATTCCCGTACAGCCCTCCTCCTCGGCGACCTCGAGGATGGCGCTGGCGATGACCGGGCGGGCCATCGCGGTGCCGAGCGGGTAGCCCTGGTACGTGGCGTTCGCGCGGACGCCGTCGAAACAGAGCGCGGCGAACTCCTCCTTCGCGTCGACGACGTGGATATCGAGTCCGAGCGCCTCGGCCGTCTCCTCGGCCTCGGCGAACTCGGGCTCGGGCTGGCCGACGTCGACCGTGACGCCGATGACCTCGTCGTAGCCGTACTCCTCTTTCAGTAGTGGGACGCAGACCGTCGTGTCGAGGCCGCCGCTGAACGCGAGTGCGACCTTCTGGTGTGCTGCTGTCATGTGTGTTGGGTGTGGCGTGTCGCCAACCGGGCGACGTCGTGAGCGTGCGAGCGGACCGTTCGGGGTGGAGTGTTGTGACTGGGCCTACCGGCCCGGTCGCGGTCGTCGCGGAAGGAAGAGTGCGCGGGCGGTGGAGGTCCCGCGGGTCCCGTCGCTGGTCACCGGCCGGCCAGCGAGGGTCGTGTACTCCATGTACGATTGCCTACCCACAGTATCGTATTAAACCCTTTCGCGTTGGCAACACTCGTTGGTGGGGCGTTCACACGCCACTCGATACGGCTCTAGCGCTACCCGTCCCCACGTCGCAGTACCGTGGCCGCCACCAGCCCGGCCGGGACGAGCGCGAACAGCGCCGCCCCCGAGAACGCACCCCAGCCCGCCGGTGTCGGCGTCGGCGTCGGTGGCTGCTCGAACCGCGCGGCGAACCCCGAGAGGTCGCTGCCGTGCCCCCAGAGCGCACTGTTGCGCCGCGCGATGTCCGGAGACGGCCGGAGCGCCCCGCGGACGTACCCCTCCGGCCCGTGGACCACGAGCGTCTCGTTCGCCGCCAGCGCGAACGAGGGGGAGGCGAACGGCTGGGTGAGGACGACGGCCCGCGGTTCGACCCGCGCCAGCCCCGAGACGGGTGCGGTGAGCGTGACGGTGCCGGTACCGTTGGCCGCCGCGAACTCGACGCCAGCGCCGCCCACGGCCGGGTCGCGCTCCGTCGACTCGCGGACCGTCGCCGCCCCGTCCTCGAGCCGGGTGGTGAACGCCTCGACGCGCGCCGCCCGTGCGCTGTCGTTGGTCCGGAGCGACTCGAACCGCTGGCGCTCCGCGGGGACCGAGAGCTCGTACGTGCGCTCGACGGTCAGCGTGGCGTCGCCGTCGCTCTCCAGGGATACCTCGAACGTGTGCCCCGTGTCGTGGACCGCCCCGGCGGGGGCGACGGCGGCCGCGAGCAGACAGGTGAGGGCCAACCACGCCGAGAGCGCTCTCATCGTTTCCCGCTCCGCCCCGCGGAAGATAAGTGCGTCGGGGTTCCGACCACCGAGCGGCCACAGGGGCTTAGTGCTCGCGCCGTGCATCGGCGGACGATGTTACCCAGCACTCCCGGTCGAGGCGACCTGGACGTCGAGGACCTCCTGAAGATCATCCTCGTCCTCGTCGTCATCTACATCGCCATCAACATCGCGTTCGACGTCATCGGCTTCGTGTTCGGGCCGCTCTCGAACATCGTCGGCCTGATAATCGTCGTCCTCATCGTCGCCTACTTCCTCGACTACATCTGACTGGGGCGGCCCGAGAGCGAAACCCACTCGTCGGTCCGATGCCTCTCCCTCGTCAGTGTCCGTGTACAGCCTGAACGTCCCCGTGCCGCCTGCCGTGGGCCGCCTCGCCAGCGGCCTCGCCAGCGAGACGCTCACGGCCGACTGTCGCACCCGCCACAGCCTCGTCGCCAAGCGACTCGGCGAGGAGTGGCGCGTCTCGAAGCAGGTCCGCGAGGCGCTCTCGGGGACGGCCCCGTTCCGCGTGAAGGTGGAGGGCGTCGACGCCTTCCGTCAGCCCACGGCCGGGAAGGGACCGGTCGCCTACCTCGACGTGGAGTCGCAGGGGCTCTGGGACCTCCACTACAGACTCTGCGAGGTGCTCGACCCCATCCCCGAACTGGAGGGCGACGACTACACCCCACACGTCACCATCGCGCGCGGGGGCGACGCCCACCAGCTCATCGGGCGCGACGCGGGGCCCATCGAGTGGACCGTCGAACGGCTGGAGTTCTACGACTCGCACAACCGCGTCACCGTCGAGAGCGTCTCGCTGCCTGCGTAGGGGTCGACCGGTTTTTTCTCCCCTCCCCGCCCACCGTCGGCCATGACCGACGACGCCTCGCTCGACGCCATCGCCTTCGGCACCGACGGCTGGCGCGCCACGCTCGACACCTTCACCGCCCCGCGGGTACGCGCCGTGGGGCAGGCCGTGGCCGACCACCTCGCGGCGGCCGACCTCGGTTCGACCACCGTCGCCGTCGGCTACGACGCCCGCGACTCCTCGCCGGGCTTCGCCACCGACCTCGCCGACGTGCTCACGGCCAACGGCTTCGACGTCCTCGTCCCCGAGCGTGACCTCCCGACGCCGGTCCTCGCGTGGACCGTGAAGGAGCGCGGCCTCGCGGGCGGCCTGATGCTCACTGCGAGCCACAACCCGCCCGAGTACAATGGCGTGAAGTTCCTCCCCGGCGACGGCGCCCCCGCCACGCCCGAGGTGACGGACGACATCGTGGCGAACCTCCGCCACCCCGTCGAGTCCGACGAGACGGGCGAGCGCCGCGAGGTGGACATGGTCGGCCCGTACCTCGACCACGCGCTCGACTTCTGTGGCGACCCGGACTGCTCCGGGCTGCGGGTGGCCTACGACGCGATGCACGGCTCCGGCCGCGACGTGACCGACCGCCTGCTCGAACGCGCCGGGGCCACCGTCGAACGCCTGCGCTGTGACACCGACCCCGAGTTCGGCGGGGTGCCCCCGGAGCCGAAGGCCGACCGCCTCGCTGACCTCGTCGCCCGCGTGGTCGAGGGGGACGCCGACCTCGGCGTCGCCAACGACGGCGACGCCGACAGGGTGGCCGTCGTCACGCCGGAGGGGTACGTCGACGCGAACTTCCTGTACGTCGCGCTCTACGACCACCTGCTCGAAGCCGGGTCCGGGTCGGCGGTCCGGACTGTCTCAACGACGTTCCTCGTCGACCGGGTGGCCGAGGCCCACGGCGAGGCCGTCCACGAGACGGCGGTCGGGTTCAAGTACGTCGCCGACGCGATGCGCGAGCACAGCGCCCTGTTCGGCGGGGAGGAGAGCGGTGGCTTCGGCGTCACCGACCACCTGCTGAACAAGGACGGGGTGCTGGTGGCCCTGCTCGCGGCCCAGGCACACGCCGAACGACCGATACAGGACCGGCTCGCGGACATCCGCGCCGAACACGGCGACGTGGTGCAGGACCGGGTGAGCGTGGACTGCCCGGACGACCGGAAGGCGCCGGTCCTGCGGGCGCTGGGTGACGAACTCCCCGACGAGGTGGCGGGCGTCGCCGTCGAGCGGGTGAACGAGGTGGACGGGTTCAAGGCGCTGCTCGCGGAC includes the following:
- a CDS encoding acetylglutamate/acetylaminoadipate kinase, yielding MTVVVKIGGARAVDPEGALADIAAVAEAGTDVVVVHGGSTAVDDTLERMGMEPEYVETPSGVVGRFTDEETMDVFKMAMAGLVNTDLVTGLRNAGADAVGLSGVDGGLLTGTRKSAVRVVEDGKKKIRRGDHSGRIQSVNADLLESLLADGYTPVASPPMLADDGVAVNTDADRASAAVAAALGATLVSLTDVQGVYRDPDDASTLIERVETTDDYAELEAAAEGFMTRKVMAATEALEGGASEVIVADANAEKPVSAALDGSGTHVLPEAISDE
- the argC gene encoding N-acetyl-gamma-glutamyl-phosphate reductase; this encodes MTRTAGVVGGSGFTGGELLRLLDGHPEFEPVQATSRSYTNKTVGNVHPNLRHLDLRFSDPEDLESVDVLFTATPHGVSMGQIDEFRDAADTVVDLSADFRLPSEDYYDDWYDGHERPELLAEAEYALPELNRENLAGADLIAAGGCNATATICGLLPLYEHGVLSGDERLVVDVKVGSSEGGATGSKASHHAERSGIVRPYAPTGHRHEAEIEAYLGASVSFTVHAVDMIRGASATIHAFPGERVTKGDLWGAYREQYDDEPFVRMASGGGDVYRYPEPKSVAGSNFAEVGFELDPRNGRIVVFSAIDNMMKGSAGQAVHAANLALGLEETAGLEFTGFHPVGAP
- the lysX gene encoding lysine biosynthesis protein LysX, translated to MNVGMLYSRIRRDEKLLLRELRDRDHEVTKIDVRKERFGLHEAPDSFEGVDLVLDRCLATSRSRYITRFVDAYDLPVVNEPDTAAICADKARNSLVLADAGVPTPNTEVAFTKEAALETIEEFGYPCVLKPVVGSWGRLMAKIDSRDAAEAILEHKETLGHYEHKVFYIQEFVEKPGRDIRVLATDGEPVAAMARSSDHWLTNAAKGATTEVIEVDDEMRDLVRKASAAVGDGLLGVDLMETGDSYTVHEVNHTVEFKALNEVADVDVPGAVVDWLEAKAAEYEGETPEASA
- the argH gene encoding argininosuccinate lyase, translating into MSEEQDTADDVVRRERFSGGPARGFLSSLDSDARIFDADLAVDRAHVVMLAEQGIVPEMEAREILAALDSVEEAGHADLPDGEDVHAAIETAVIDRVGPVGGKMHTARSRNDEVATCLRYRLREDLLGAIAATLEAREVLAEVASEHTRTVMPGFTHLQPAQPTTVAHYLLSYESALARDTARLLDAFDRTNRSPLGAAAFAGTPFDVDRERVAELLGFDGVVENSMDASSARDFLVEATSALASLATHLSGLAEDLVVFSNKGYVQLSDDYSSTSSIMPQKVNPDTMELVRACAGDASAGLNGLLTTLKGLPRAYNRDLQRAHDHAFAAVDAVTEATEVAAGAVATAEWQEATLADAAGQGFSTATGVADLLAMHGVPFRTAHELVAVAAEEGADYETLDAAAEDVLDAPLAEYVEREAVEAALDPAESVASRDSLGGPAPDAVAAALERVLTGLDDDEGAHAERRDSLDGAADRLAEVSAGV
- a CDS encoding DUF7554 family protein → MLPSTPGRGDLDVEDLLKIILVLVVIYIAINIAFDVIGFVFGPLSNIVGLIIVVLIVAYFLDYI
- a CDS encoding 2'-5' RNA ligase family protein gives rise to the protein MSVYSLNVPVPPAVGRLASGLASETLTADCRTRHSLVAKRLGEEWRVSKQVREALSGTAPFRVKVEGVDAFRQPTAGKGPVAYLDVESQGLWDLHYRLCEVLDPIPELEGDDYTPHVTIARGGDAHQLIGRDAGPIEWTVERLEFYDSHNRVTVESVSLPA
- the lysW gene encoding lysine biosynthesis protein LysW — protein: MAECIECGAELTLHDDVETGEIVDCGTCGAELEVLGTDPLELDTAPELEEDWGE
- a CDS encoding aspartate aminotransferase family protein, giving the protein MSDHSFVFSEKPIRIDHGEGVRLYAEDGTEYLDLGASYACTPAGHCHPEVLSRTTEQLEQLFYVQASYPHDQRDELYEKLAHTAPGDVDYTWLCNSGTEANEAALKFARSATGRSKILSTTRGFHGRTMGALACTWKDKYKQPFEPLIDGVEFVPYGDADAMREAVDDETAAVILEPLQGEGGINPASTGYLQAVREATAEHGAAMVMDEIQTGLGRTGSFWASDAHDVVPDILTTAKGLANGLPVGATLCREWVAEDAGPHGSTFSGGPAICAAANATLDVIHDEGLAENAAAVGEYLRSELEASVGDEVRDVRGNGLMVGVEVKRGANRMLRDLALNHQILALPAGRTVVRLLPPLTLTESDADEAVDAITEVVTS
- a CDS encoding argininosuccinate synthase, translating into MTAAHQKVALAFSGGLDTTVCVPLLKEEYGYDEVIGVTVDVGQPEPEFAEAEETAEALGLDIHVVDAKEEFAALCFDGVRANATYQGYPLGTAMARPVIASAILEVAEEEGCTGIAHGCTGKGNDQLRFEAVWRDSDLEVIAPIRELGLTRAWEKEYAAERDLPVEGGNEGDWSIDTNLWSRSVEGKELEEPSYVPGEEIYAWTSAPGSETLELEIGFEDGYAVSLDGEAMDPVEMTETLNETAGAYGVGRTDVMEDRMLGLKVRENYEHPAATVLLSAHEGLESLVLTKEERMFKNYVDQEWAEKAYEGLVNAPLVRALEGFIDETQTKVTGTVTIRLEGGQARVVGRESPYAVYSAEAASFNTEDVMGGIEQNDATGVAKYHGFQERLANKVAAAAQAKANAEAVTDGGNAEDAE
- a CDS encoding DUF7345 domain-containing protein, with amino-acid sequence MRALSAWLALTCLLAAAVAPAGAVHDTGHTFEVSLESDGDATLTVERTYELSVPAERQRFESLRTNDSARAARVEAFTTRLEDGAATVRESTERDPAVGGAGVEFAAANGTGTVTLTAPVSGLARVEPRAVVLTQPFASPSFALAANETLVVHGPEGYVRGALRPSPDIARRNSALWGHGSDLSGFAARFEQPPTPTPTPAGWGAFSGAALFALVPAGLVAATVLRRGDG
- a CDS encoding phosphoglucomutase/phosphomannomutase family protein codes for the protein MTDDASLDAIAFGTDGWRATLDTFTAPRVRAVGQAVADHLAAADLGSTTVAVGYDARDSSPGFATDLADVLTANGFDVLVPERDLPTPVLAWTVKERGLAGGLMLTASHNPPEYNGVKFLPGDGAPATPEVTDDIVANLRHPVESDETGERREVDMVGPYLDHALDFCGDPDCSGLRVAYDAMHGSGRDVTDRLLERAGATVERLRCDTDPEFGGVPPEPKADRLADLVARVVEGDADLGVANDGDADRVAVVTPEGYVDANFLYVALYDHLLEAGSGSAVRTVSTTFLVDRVAEAHGEAVHETAVGFKYVADAMREHSALFGGEESGGFGVTDHLLNKDGVLVALLAAQAHAERPIQDRLADIRAEHGDVVQDRVSVDCPDDRKAPVLRALGDELPDEVAGVAVERVNEVDGFKALLADESWLLMRPSGTEPKLRVYAEAESEARVAELLAAGRELVAPLV